In Nocardioides sp. WS12, the DNA window AAACCGTCGAAGCCGAGCTGCAGGGTGCGCTGGTGCTCCCGCGAGAGCTGGATCGGTCGCCGGAAGTCGTACGGCGTCGGTTCGGCCGTACGAGCACGGCGGCGGGGCCGCTGCGGGGCGAGAGTCACGCAGGGCCCATCGTCGTCGCCACGGGTGACCTGAGGGGTCACCGAGGAGTTTGGGGACGCCGTGCGGCCACGTCTGTGTGGCCCGTAGTGACTACAAAGGGTCCCGGGGACGGTCCCGGGACCGTTGTTCTACTGGGTGACGAACTCGGTGAAGTACACCTCCATCACGTCACCGTGGTACCGGTGCTCGAGCTCCTTGTTCAGCTCGGCACGCAGTTCTTCGCGCATCTCCGGCTTGTTCACTTCGCCGACCGGCCGGCCGCTGAAGACACCGATTGCTGCGTCGAGCGCCTTGCTGCCGTCCGCCTCGTGCGCCGTCTCGGTCAGTTGCAGGGCCAGGCCCAGCCGCAGGTAGTGGCCCGACGCGAGGTTGACCTGGATCGACTCGAGTTGTACGACCTCGCCCGGCTTCGGCTCGACCTTGCCCTCCGGCTTGAGCAGGAAGTACCAGGCTCCGGCGGCGAGGACAGCGATCGCAAGGACCACGATGCCGATCTTCTTCGTCTTGCCGGAGTTGGCCGCTGGCTCGGCGGTGGCGTTCTGGGCGTTGGCGGTCATCGTGCTCACGGGAGTTCCTCCTGGCGGGTACTGCCGGGTCGGCCGGAGGCCGTCGGGTGGTGGTCGGTGTCTGTCGTGGGGGTGTCGCTGGCGGGCGGCGGCGGAGCGTCCTCGTCGTCGACGAGCCCGGCTTCGCGGCGGAGGTCGGCGTACGCCTCGCCCATCAGGGCACGGGTCTCGGCCGGCGCCTGGCTGAGCACGAGGATGTCGACGCGCTTGTTGATCTTCTGCGAGTCGGCGAGGGCCGGGGCGATCAGCGGCTTGGTGTGACCGAACCCGGTGGCGCGCAGTCGTGGAGCGGGGAGGCCGTGGACCTCCTCGAGTCGGCGGAGCACGTGCGCGGCGCGGGCCAGCGAGAGCTCCCAGTCGGTCGGGTAGAACCGCGGCTTCACCTTCTCCTGGGTGGTGTGGCCGTCCAGTTCGATCGGCTCCGGCAGGACCTTCAGGACGGGCGCCAGGGTGTCGACCACCCGGCGGCCGCGGTCGGTGAGTTCAGCCATGTCGGGCTGGAAGACGACGTGCTGCGAGACCAGGCTGACCACGAGGCCGCGCTCGTCGACCGTCGCCCGGACGTCGTCACGCAGGCCCTGCTTGCGCAGCGCCTTGTCGATCTCCTTCCACACCTTCAGGAGCCGGTCGACCTCGGTGGTCGCGTCGCCGTACGCCCGCTCATTGCGGAGGCGGTCGGACTCCTTCATGATCTGCACGACCTGGTCGCGTTGTGACTCGGGGACCTGCGCCAGCAACATCTGGTACGACGCGTCGGCGGGGTCGTTTGCGCCCTTGGAGTTGCTGATCGGGCTCTCGCCGCTGAGGATCGACTGCTCGCGACCGAAGCCGACGGCCAGGCCTTCCTTGAGCTGCTGGTACTTCTTCTCGTCGACCGTCGACATCGCGAACATGACGATGAACAGCACCATCAACAAGGTGACCATGTCGGCGTAGGTGACCAGCCAGCGTTCGTCGCCGCCGTGGCCCTCCTCGTGGTCTTCCTCGTGATGTCGCCGACGCGGCGCCCCGTGTCCGGACATCAGGCGGCCTCCCGCTCGGCCGTTCCGGTGGGCAGGAGCGAGCGGAGCTTCTCGGCGACCAGGCGCGGGTTGGCACCGGCCTGGATGGCGGCGACGCCCTCGATGGCGACTTCCATCCGGGCGCACTCGAGCTCGCCGATCCGCTTGAGCCGGCTGGAGAGCGGCAGCCAGATCACGTTGGCCGACATGACACCCCACAGCGTCGCGACGAACGCGCCGGCGATGAGGTGGCCGAGCTCCTCGGGGCTGGCGAGGTTCTCCAGGACGTGGACCAGGCCCATGACGGTGCCGATGATGCCGATGGTGGGCGCGTAGGCGCCGGCGTCGCCGAAGAACTTCGCAGCCTGCTTGTCATCGCGCTTCTTCGCGCGCAGCTCGGCTTCGAGGATGTCGCGTACGTCGTCCGGGTCGGTGCCGTCGATCGCCATCGTGACGCCCTTGACCAGGAACGGGTCGTCGATGTCGCGCAGGCTGTCCTCGAGCGCCAGAAGACCTTCGCGCCGGGCCCGCTCAGCGAGGCTGACCACCTGGGGGACGAGTGCGTCGGCGGGCTCGACCTTTCCGCTCATCGCGCGGCCGATGTTCTTGCCGGCTGCCTTCGCGTCCGCCATCGTGCCGCCGGCGACGGTCACCATGATCGTCGTACCGAGCACCAGCAGCATCGGCGGCAGGAGCAGCAGGCTCATCGGGTTGCCGCCCTCCATCATGTTGGCGACGACGATGATGACCAGACCGGCGACGATTCCGACCGGGGTGGCGATGTCCTTCACTGGATTCCTCCACGGTGGCGGTCGGTCAACGGGACGGCGCTCAGACGAGCAGGTCGGGGGACGCTGGAGCCCACGGGCGGGATCACGACGGCGTCCGGAAGCGCGGAGCGAGCCACGATCAGGGCCCGGTAGCGGACGATCGATTCGAGGACGGCGTCCAGCGGCTCGGACACGAGATACTTGGTGCCGTCGACGAGCGTCACCACCGTGTCGGGCGTGCAGTCGACACGCTCGATCAGATCGGCGTTGAGCAGGAACACGGTTCCTGACAGTCGGGTCAACGAAATCACCGCGGCACCTCCATGTGCGTGGATCGATTCCAGGAGCCATCCGTGGCTCGCTTCATGGGTTCCATCGGCCACCCGGGGTGGTCCCTGACCAAAAGCACCGCGACACGCGGATTTACGGTGCTTTTGGCTGGGGGCCAC includes these proteins:
- a CDS encoding flagellar basal body-associated FliL family protein, producing the protein MTANAQNATAEPAANSGKTKKIGIVVLAIAVLAAGAWYFLLKPEGKVEPKPGEVVQLESIQVNLASGHYLRLGLALQLTETAHEADGSKALDAAIGVFSGRPVGEVNKPEMREELRAELNKELEHRYHGDVMEVYFTEFVTQ
- a CDS encoding flagellar motor protein MotB; this translates as MSGHGAPRRRHHEEDHEEGHGGDERWLVTYADMVTLLMVLFIVMFAMSTVDEKKYQQLKEGLAVGFGREQSILSGESPISNSKGANDPADASYQMLLAQVPESQRDQVVQIMKESDRLRNERAYGDATTEVDRLLKVWKEIDKALRKQGLRDDVRATVDERGLVVSLVSQHVVFQPDMAELTDRGRRVVDTLAPVLKVLPEPIELDGHTTQEKVKPRFYPTDWELSLARAAHVLRRLEEVHGLPAPRLRATGFGHTKPLIAPALADSQKINKRVDILVLSQAPAETRALMGEAYADLRREAGLVDDEDAPPPPASDTPTTDTDHHPTASGRPGSTRQEELP
- a CDS encoding MotA/TolQ/ExbB proton channel family protein yields the protein MKDIATPVGIVAGLVIIVVANMMEGGNPMSLLLLPPMLLVLGTTIMVTVAGGTMADAKAAGKNIGRAMSGKVEPADALVPQVVSLAERARREGLLALEDSLRDIDDPFLVKGVTMAIDGTDPDDVRDILEAELRAKKRDDKQAAKFFGDAGAYAPTIGIIGTVMGLVHVLENLASPEELGHLIAGAFVATLWGVMSANVIWLPLSSRLKRIGELECARMEVAIEGVAAIQAGANPRLVAEKLRSLLPTGTAEREAA
- a CDS encoding flagellar FlbD family protein, with product MISLTRLSGTVFLLNADLIERVDCTPDTVVTLVDGTKYLVSEPLDAVLESIVRYRALIVARSALPDAVVIPPVGSSVPRPARLSAVPLTDRHRGGIQ